The region GCCGGTCGACGGTGGGGACGAGGCGTAGTCTCCCGACGGTGTTTGCCGGCCGCCGGACGGCTCACCGGCGGCGAGACGCGACTCGCGTTTCGGCGGTATCTGCGCTCACCACCTCGTACAGCAGCGCCCGCTCCCCGAGTCCGGAGCCGTCGTCCTCTTTCGGCCGGAGGACCCGGCCGAGCCGCTGGGTGAACTCGCGCTCGCTCCCGCTGCCCGAGAGGACGACGGCGACGTTGGCGTCCGGCACGTCGACGCCCTCGTCTAACACGTTCGAGGTGACGATCCGCGAGTACGTGCCCTCGCGGAACCCCTCGATGACCTCGCGGCGCTCGGCGGCGCTCGTCCGGTGGGTGACCGCGGGAATCAGGAACCGCTCGGAGATGCGGTACGCCAGGTCGTTGTGGGCGGTGAACACGATGACGCGGTCGTCGCGGTGGTCGTCGAGGATGTCGGCGAGGCGGGCGACCTTGTTCTCGCTGCCCATCATGATCTCCCGGGCGCGCTGCTTCGCCAGCAGCGCCTCGCGGGCCTCGGGGTCGTTGCCCGAGCGCTTGACCAGTTCCTGGTAGTCGCTCCCGCTCCGCAGTTCGACGTTCGACCGCGCGAGGTAGTCGGTGAACGTCTCCTGGTTGCGCTCGTAGGCCTCGCGCTCGTCGTCGGTCAGGTCGACCGTGATCCGTTTCACGTCGTACGGCGCGAGATGCTCGCCCGCCAGCTCGTCGGCCGAGATCCGGTAGACGACCGGGCCGACGAGGTCCTCGACCACCTCGTGGGCGTCGTCCGGGCGCTCGAACGTCGCGGTCAGCCCCAGCCGGGCCGGCGCGGCGAGCAGGCGGGCGATCTCGCGGTACCCCTCGCCGCCGAGGTGGTGGACCTCGTCGAAGACGACGAGCCCGAACCGGTCGCCCAGGTCGTCGCTCCGGAGGTACGCCGAGTCGTACGTCGAGACGGTCAGCGCCTCGACCCGCTGCTCGCCGCCGCCCAGCTGGCCGACGGGTCGGTCGAACTCCCGTTCCAGTTCGGCCCGCCACTGCTGGAGCAGGTCGATCGTCGGGACGACGACGAGCGTCGACGTCGCCAGATCCTCCATGGCCGCGATGGCGATCACGGTTTTCCCGCTGCCGGTCGGCAGTTCGAGGACGCCACTGTGCGGACCGGTGCGGGCCGTCCCGGTCGCTCCCTCGCCGGCGCTCCCGCCGTCGCGCCACGCGTCGAGCGCGTCGGCCTGGTACTCGCGGAGTTCGTACGTGGAGTCGAGTCCGGACAGCGACTCGCCGTCGAGGACGCGGTCGTCGTAGGCGACGCCGCGCTCGTCGAGCCAGTCCCGCAGGTCGGCGTAGCGGTGCGCCGAGGCCCGGCGGGTCCCCGACCGGGGGTCGCGCTCGACGAACGACGGGCAGTCGCCCTCGCCGTCGACGCGGACGGTCCCGTCCTCGAAGCGGAGCGTGAGACCGGTCACGCGCCGTGGTTGGTGGGCCGGGCATTTATCGCTCCCCCTTCGGACGGTCGGCTCTCCCCGACGGGGGCAACTCCGTCGGTGCGACGACGCGAGGCGGTACGGACGGTTGAAAAAAACTAAACCCGCCGGCCGGCTTCCCTCTCCTATGAGCGAGGACGAGGGCACGGACGCAGTGGCCCCGGAGGAAGACGCCGCCGCCGAGGCCGACGGCGACCCCGAGACGGAGGCCACGGCCGACGTGTCGGCGTCGGACGAGGAGCGACGGACGATCAGCGAACAGCTCCCGGAGGCCGTGTCGGAGCACGACGAGGAGCTGGGCGCGGACGTGCGCCGGCTGCTGGAGAAGGCCGTCGAACTCGACCGCCGGGTCGAGGAGCTGGAGGCCGAGCGCGACGAGTACGAGGACCGGGTCGAGGAACTGGAGGCCGAACTCGACGACCGCGACGAGGACGTCGAGGACCTCGAGGACCGCCTGAAGCGCAAGCAGGCCGACTTCCAGAACTACAAGAAGCGCGCCAAGAAGCGTCAGGACCAGATCCGCGACCGGGCGACGGAGGACCTCGTCGAGCGCCTGCTCGACGTCCGGGACAACCTGAAGCGGGCCGTCGAGGAGGACCACGACAACGTCGAGAGCATCCGCGAGGGCGTCGAGATGACGCTGTCGGAGTTCGACCGTGTTCTGGACGGGGAGGACGTCGCGGAGGTCGACCCCGATCCCGGGACGGCGGTCGACCCACAGCGCCACGAGGTGATGATGCGCGTCGAGAGCGACCAGCCCGCCGACACGATCGCCGAGGTGTACACGCCCGGCTACGAGATGAGCGGCAAGGTGCTCCGGACGGCACAGGTGACGGTCAGCGACGGCACCGGCGACGCCGAATCCGATGGGGACGAAGCCGAGGACGACGCCGAGAGCGACGGGGACGAGGCCGATGCGGACGGCGACGACGAGGCGATCGAACTCGACGGCGAGGTCGACGACGCGGCCGACGAGGACGACGCTGACGACGCCGCGACTGACGACTGACGGCGACCCCGCGACCGACGCCTGACGGGCACCATCGCAACAGGTTCTCGGCGGCCACCCGAACCGGATCGATGACTGCCGGCGACGGACCGGCCCGTCGACACGGAGCTTATAAATCCGCCGCCGCTGTCGCCCCGAGGTTTCCTTTCATCCAGCGCCGGTCGCGTAGTTTTATTCGGGCCGTTCACTCCGTGTAGCAAGAGTTATACCGCCGAACCGGCAAACAACGCTCAAGATGGCGAGTAACAAGATTCTCGGAATAGACCTGGGGACGACTAACAGCGCGTTCGCAGTGATGGAGGGCGGTGACCCGGAGATCATCGTCAACAGCGAGGGCGAGCGAACGACCCCCTCAGTCGTCTCCTTCTCGGACGACGGGGAGCGCCTGGTCGGCAAACCCGCGAAGAACCAGGCCGTCCAGAACCCCGAGCGGACGTTCCAGTCGATCAAGCGCCACATGGGCGACGAGGACTACACCGTCGAGATCGACGACGAGGAGTACACGCCCGAGCAGATCTCGGCGATGATCCTCCAGAAGATCAAACACGACGCCGAGGAGTATCTCGGCGACGAGGTCGAGAAGGCCGTCATCACGGTGCCGGCGTACTTCAACGACCGCCAGCGCCAGGCGACCAAGGACGCCGGCGAGATCGCCGGCTTCGAGGTCGACCGCATCGTCAACGAGCCGACGGCCGCCTCGATGGCGTACGGCCTCGACGACGAGTCCGACCAGACGGTGCTCGTGTACGACCTCGGCGGCGGGACGTTCGACGTTTCCATCCTCGATCTGGGCGGCGGCGTCTACGAGGTCGTCGCCACCAACGGCGACAACGATCTCGGCGGCGACGACTGGGACCAGGCCATTATCGACTGGCTCGCCGACGAGTTCCAGGACGAGCACGGCATCGACCTCCGCGAGGACCGGCAGGCGCTCCAGCGCCTGAAGGACGCCGCCGAGGAGGCGAAGATCGAACTCTCCAGCCGGAAGGAGACGGAGATCAACCTGCCGTTCATCACGGCGACCGACGACGGCCCGATCCACCTGGAGCAGAGCCTCACCCGCGCGAAGTTCGAGTCGCTCACCGCCGACCTCATCGAGCGCACCGTCGGCCCGACCGAGCAGGCCCTCGAGGACGCCGGCTACGAGAAGGACGACATCGACGAGGTGCTGCTCGTCGGCGGCTCGACCCGGATGCCGCAGGTCGAGGAGCAGGTCGAGGAGCTGGCCGGCCAGGAGCCGAAGAAGAACGTCAACCCCGACGAGGCCGTCGCGCTCGGCGCGGCGATCCAGGGCGGCGTGCTCTCCGGCGACGTGGACGACATCGTCCTGCTCGACGTGACGCCCCTGTCGCTCGGTATCGAGGTCAAGGGCGGCATCTTCGAGCGCCTCATCGAGAAGAACACCACCATCCCGACCGAGGAGTCGAAGATCTTCACGACGGCCGCCGACAACCAGACCTCCGTGCAGGTCCGCGTGTTCCAGGGCGAGCGCGAGATCGCCGAGGAGAACGAACTGCTCGGCGAGTTCCACCTCACCGGCATCCCGCCGGCCCCCGCCGGAACGCCCCAGATCGAGGTGACGTTCTCCATCGACGAGAACGGCATCGTCAACGTCTCCGCCGAGGACAAGGGCTCCGGCGAGAGCGAGGAGATCACCATCGAGGGCGGTGCCGGCCTCTCCGACGCCGAGATCGACCAGATGCAGGCCGAGGCCGAGGAGCACGCCGAGGAGGACCAGCGCCGCCGCAAGCGCATCGAGGCCCGCAACGAGGCCGAGGCGGCGGTCCAGCGCGCCGAGAAGCTCCTCGACGAGAACGAGGAGGACGTGGACGACGACCTCCGCGAGACCATCGAGTCCGAGATCGAGAACGTCGAGGCGGTCCTCGACGACGACGACGCGAGCAAGGAGGAGATCGAGGACGCGACCGAGAGCCTCAGCTCCGAACTGCAGGAGATCGGCAAGCAGATGTACCAGCAGCAGGCCCAGGCCGGCGCAGGCGGTGCCGCTGGCGGCGCTGGCGGCGCGGCAGGCGGCGCTGGTGGCATGGGCGGCGGCCCGGCCGGCGGTGCCGCGGGCGGCGCTGGCGGCGACGAGGAGTTCGTCGACGCCGACTTCGAGGACGTTCAGGAGGACGACGAGGAGTCGTCCTCCTGAGCCAACCAGAACGCTGCACGTTCTGGTGACGTGGACGTGGACTCGTCCTTACAGTCCTCGTCCGCTCGGGAGAGCGAAGTTCTCCCGGCGTCTTCGGGAGTGAGCGTAGCGAACGACCGAAGGTAGGAAGCGTCTCGACGCTTCCGTGTCTGGAAAAGCGAGCGAAGTGAGCGTTTTCGAACTGGACGACGACGCGTAAGCGAGTCGTCTTCGTCGGCTCGATAGACGAGCGCAGCGATTTTTCGAGGCCGGCGAGAACGAGTCCGCCAGTGCGCCCGCCGTCCCTGTCGGTGCCGACCGTGCCGCGAACGGGGTCGTGATTTTCCGGGTGACTCACCCGTCACACCGCGGTCCACCCCGCCGTTTAACGGACCGTACGTGGTAGCTCGTTCGGCCGCTCTAAATGTCGCTTGAAGTAAACGCCATCGGCAGTATCGAAGCGGCGAACCGGAACCAGTGGAACAACCTCGTCGAGCAGTCCGACCTCGGCTGTGCGTACCACCGCTACGGGTGGCTTCGTGCCGTCGAAGCCGGCACGACGTACGACCCGCAGCATCTCGTCGTCCGAAAGAAGGGGAATCCCGTGGCCGTCCTCCCGAACTTCGCCACCGACTTCGGTCCCGTCGAACAGTTGACGTCGATCAAACCGGGGTACGGCGGACCGGTCGCCATAACCGACGAGGCGGAGTCTCTGGACCTGTTGCTCGACGCCGTGAGGGATATCTGTGCGGGCCGGACACTGTTCAGCGCGATCAGGACGTACGACGAGAACTACGTCCGCTACCGGCAGTTGCTCAGGGCACACGGCTACGACGAGACCATCCTCTCCTGTCGGTTCACGCTCGACCTCACACGGGGGTGGGACGCGCTGTTCGACGACATGGACGGCGAGCGACGACGGGGGATCCGACGGGGCAACGAACAGGACGTCGAGGTCGTCGACGAAGCCATCACCGCGGCGGCGCTGTCGTCGTTCTACGAGGACTACGCGACGGTGATGGAGCGGGTCGACCAGCCAACCCTGCCGCGGTCATTCCTGCTCGAACTCCGGCCCTTTGCCGACCGGCTGAAGCTGTTCACGCTCCGGGTCGACGGCACGGAACGCGGGCAGTACCTCCACCTGCTGGACGACGAGCAGTCGACGGTCCAGCATCTGTTCACCGCGGTCACGGAGGCGCAGTTCGAGTACCACGCCGCCGAACTCCTCCACGAGCACGCGATCAGGTGGGGGATCGACGAGGGGTACGCGACGTACGAACTCCGGGGCGCGCTCCCGGACTTCCGCAACGGGGTGTTCTGCTTCAAGCAGGGTTTCGGGGCGGACGCGAAACCGGTCGTCACCTGGGAGCGCGGCCATCCCGCCCCGGCGCTGTCGGCGCTCAACGCCGCCCGGAGCGCGTACGACATGTACTCGACGTAGCT is a window of Halostella salina DNA encoding:
- a CDS encoding DEAD/DEAH box helicase; its protein translation is MTGLTLRFEDGTVRVDGEGDCPSFVERDPRSGTRRASAHRYADLRDWLDERGVAYDDRVLDGESLSGLDSTYELREYQADALDAWRDGGSAGEGATGTARTGPHSGVLELPTGSGKTVIAIAAMEDLATSTLVVVPTIDLLQQWRAELEREFDRPVGQLGGGEQRVEALTVSTYDSAYLRSDDLGDRFGLVVFDEVHHLGGEGYREIARLLAAPARLGLTATFERPDDAHEVVEDLVGPVVYRISADELAGEHLAPYDVKRITVDLTDDEREAYERNQETFTDYLARSNVELRSGSDYQELVKRSGNDPEAREALLAKQRAREIMMGSENKVARLADILDDHRDDRVIVFTAHNDLAYRISERFLIPAVTHRTSAAERREVIEGFREGTYSRIVTSNVLDEGVDVPDANVAVVLSGSGSEREFTQRLGRVLRPKEDDGSGLGERALLYEVVSADTAETRVASRRR
- the grpE gene encoding nucleotide exchange factor GrpE; translation: MSEDEGTDAVAPEEDAAAEADGDPETEATADVSASDEERRTISEQLPEAVSEHDEELGADVRRLLEKAVELDRRVEELEAERDEYEDRVEELEAELDDRDEDVEDLEDRLKRKQADFQNYKKRAKKRQDQIRDRATEDLVERLLDVRDNLKRAVEEDHDNVESIREGVEMTLSEFDRVLDGEDVAEVDPDPGTAVDPQRHEVMMRVESDQPADTIAEVYTPGYEMSGKVLRTAQVTVSDGTGDAESDGDEAEDDAESDGDEADADGDDEAIELDGEVDDAADEDDADDAATDD
- the dnaK gene encoding molecular chaperone DnaK, translated to MASNKILGIDLGTTNSAFAVMEGGDPEIIVNSEGERTTPSVVSFSDDGERLVGKPAKNQAVQNPERTFQSIKRHMGDEDYTVEIDDEEYTPEQISAMILQKIKHDAEEYLGDEVEKAVITVPAYFNDRQRQATKDAGEIAGFEVDRIVNEPTAASMAYGLDDESDQTVLVYDLGGGTFDVSILDLGGGVYEVVATNGDNDLGGDDWDQAIIDWLADEFQDEHGIDLREDRQALQRLKDAAEEAKIELSSRKETEINLPFITATDDGPIHLEQSLTRAKFESLTADLIERTVGPTEQALEDAGYEKDDIDEVLLVGGSTRMPQVEEQVEELAGQEPKKNVNPDEAVALGAAIQGGVLSGDVDDIVLLDVTPLSLGIEVKGGIFERLIEKNTTIPTEESKIFTTAADNQTSVQVRVFQGEREIAEENELLGEFHLTGIPPAPAGTPQIEVTFSIDENGIVNVSAEDKGSGESEEITIEGGAGLSDAEIDQMQAEAEEHAEEDQRRRKRIEARNEAEAAVQRAEKLLDENEEDVDDDLRETIESEIENVEAVLDDDDASKEEIEDATESLSSELQEIGKQMYQQQAQAGAGGAAGGAGGAAGGAGGMGGGPAGGAAGGAGGDEEFVDADFEDVQEDDEESSS
- a CDS encoding GNAT family N-acetyltransferase produces the protein MSLEVNAIGSIEAANRNQWNNLVEQSDLGCAYHRYGWLRAVEAGTTYDPQHLVVRKKGNPVAVLPNFATDFGPVEQLTSIKPGYGGPVAITDEAESLDLLLDAVRDICAGRTLFSAIRTYDENYVRYRQLLRAHGYDETILSCRFTLDLTRGWDALFDDMDGERRRGIRRGNEQDVEVVDEAITAAALSSFYEDYATVMERVDQPTLPRSFLLELRPFADRLKLFTLRVDGTERGQYLHLLDDEQSTVQHLFTAVTEAQFEYHAAELLHEHAIRWGIDEGYATYELRGALPDFRNGVFCFKQGFGADAKPVVTWERGHPAPALSALNAARSAYDMYST